AACTTGTAGGCATCAACCTTGGTCGTTCCTCTCATTCCAACCAACACTAATTTCCCATCACTTGTCTCGGTCAAAGAAATAATTCCCGAAAATTCTGTGGGTAGCCGCATAAAAGTTTTTCCCTTGTCTATGCTCCACATCAGGAAGCCGTCAATCCCCGCAACCAAAAAAGAACCATCTGACAAAAAAATACCCCCGGAAAGAGAAGCGCTATTGCCGTTTTCCGCAGGCAACCAATTCTCACCTCTGTCATGAGAGCAAAAGATTCTACCGCGAAGGCCAAAAGCTGTCACTAAACCGCCATCCGGGCTTCCGATGATGCCGAAAAATGAGCCCTCATAGGGAGAGTTCAGGCGTTTCCAGTTCTGGCCAAAATCATTGGATATAAACAACATGCCAGCCTCTCCGGCGATGAATAAATCATCCCCGGACCGAGTGATGGCGTAATAGTGTAAACCGTCCGAATTATCGATGCGATCCAGTATCGGCTCCCAACTATCGCCGCCATCGGTGGTTTTAAGAATCATTCCAAAAGAACCAATCACAAGGCCTTCGCGATCATTTTTAAACCAAACATCCATAAGGGGGCGAGTGGG
This DNA window, taken from Desulfobacterales bacterium, encodes the following:
- a CDS encoding YCF48-related protein; the protein is MVMRFNPLLRWLFLAVWIFLCMAFSAWGGDDLLLMPAKKSSKAPVSLLMDVTKANGRLVAVGERGHILVSKDNGESWTQSDVPVSVTLTAVSFPSSQKGWVVGHDGVVLHSEDCGESWKKQLDGWKINELMLVQLKQIIKIKTEELENAEQAVDEEKAEALKQKLEELNFFLNDANLAVEEGPTRPLMDVWFKNDREGLVIGSFGMILKTTDGGDSWEPILDRIDNSDGLHYYAITRSGDDLFIAGEAGMLFISNDFGQNWKRLNSPYEGSFFGIIGSPDGGLVTAFGLRGRIFCSHDRGENWLPAENGNSASLSGGIFLSDGSFLVAGIDGFLMWSIDKGKTFMRLPTEFSGIISLTETSDGKLVLVGMRGTTKVDAYKLSSKNEGKS